The sequence below is a genomic window from Microbacterium sp. SORGH_AS_0888.
GGCGAGCTTGCGGATGGCCGGGACCAGGCCCACCGTCGAGACCGTCACCCCGCGCGCGCTCATCCCGAGCCCGTGCTTCTTGTCGGTCATCACGCGCACGGCGTGCAGGACGCGCGCATAGTTGGCCAGCGGCTCCCCCATGCCCATGAACACGATGTTGGTGACCCGCTCGTCGGCGTGCTCGGCGGCGCCGAGCCCGCCTTCCCGGATGAGCCGGTTCGCGCGCACGACCTGCTCGACGATCTCCGCCGCCGACATGTTGCGCGTGAGCCCCGCCTGCCCCGTGGCGCAGAACGGGCAGTTCATGCCGCATCCCGCCTGCGACGAGACGCACAGCGTGATGCGTCCCGGGTAGCGCATGAGGACCGACTCGACGAGCGCGCCGTCGTGCAGCTTCCAGAGGAACTTGATCGTGTCGCCGCGATCGGTCTGCAGCCGGCGCACCTCCGTCAGCAGCGGCGGGAGGAGTCCCGCCACCAGCTCCTCGCGGCCGGATGCCGGCAGGTCGGTCATGAGCGCCGGGTCGGAGGTGTAGTGCGTGAAGTAGTGCTTCTCCAGCTGCGCGGCCCGGAAGCGGGGGAACCCCAGCTCGACCAGCCGCTCCGCGCGCTGCTCGGAGGTGAGATCGGCCAGATGCACCGGCGGCTTGCCGCGCTTCGGGCTCGCGAACTGCAGGAGCGGCCGGCCCTCGGCATCCTTCTTCTGCGTCCACCCCTCCGCCTGGGGGCGCACCTGCGGCGCGCTCGCGGGTCGCGTGGAGATCACGCGGGGGCGTGGCGGCTGCTCGGTCATGCCTCCAGCGTACGGGCCGCTCGCCGCGACGGCGCGGTCCTGCGCGCTTTCACGCGCCCCCGGAGGGGTCACCGCATGTTTAAGATCGGTGTATGGGGGACCTCCGAGGGCGCAGGGGACGCAACGGGCCGTCGGCCGTGCACAAGGTGCTGAACAACAACGTCGTCGTCTCCCTCGACGAGCAGGGTCGCGAGCGCGTGCTCATGGGGCGCGGGCTGGGCTTCCAGCTCAAGCCCGACGACCCGATCGACCCCGAGAAGGTCGAGAAGACCTTCGTGCTGCAGACCGGCGCGGAGGGCGACCGCGAGCGCCGGCTGCTGGCCGGCGCTCCCTACGCCGTCATCGAGGCCGTCACGGATGCCGTCGACCAGGCCGAACGCGAGCTCGGCCACGATCTGGGCCGCCGCATCGTCATCACGGTCCTCGACCACATCAGCTTCGTGCTCGAACGGCTCGACGAGGGGATCCGCATCCCCTCCGCCCAGATGCCGGAGCTACGGGTCCTCCACCCGCAGGAGTTCCGCGCCGCCGAGAACATGGCCGCCCACATCGGCGCGGCGCTCGAGCGCGAGCTCCCCGCGGAGGAGGCCGTGTTCCTGACGATGCACCTGCTGAACGCGACGCGCGACGAGCCCAACGGCACGGCCGCACTGCTGTTCCGGCGCGTGCAGCACGTCGCGAGCGTCGTGGAGACGGGGCTCGGCGTCACCCTCGACGTCGAGAGCCCCGACTACGCGCGCTTCGTCCTGCACGTGCAGTTCCTGCTGCAGCGGCTGGTCTCGAAGACCATGCTGCGATCGAGCGACACCTCCTTCTTCGAGTTCGCCAAGCGCAGCTACCCCCGCTCGTACGAGATCGCACTCCAGGTCAAGGACTACGTGCACGCGGCCACCGGATCCGACCTGACCGACGAGGAGCTGCTCTACGTCATCGTGCACGTCGAACGCCTCGCGACGCAGGTCGGCGTGAGCGCCGGCGACACGGACGGTGGCGGGAGCGCCGGGGAGGTGCTACGGTAACTCGCGCAGGGCCCGGCGCCCTGCGGACGCGACGGATTGTTACTGCGGCAGCAGGCAAAACCTGAACTCACATCGCCTCACGGGCGATGAACGAGTTCAGGTTTTTTTGTTGCCCGGAAACAAGCCGGACCCGCGCGTCCCTTCATCGAATGCCGCACCGGAGCGGCGGAAAGAGGGAGTCCGAGATGGACTACTCGAAGACAGCATCCGGCGTCCTCTCGGGCGTCGGCGGGGAAGAGAACGTCACCTCGCTCGTGCACTGCATGACGCGACTGCGCTTCGTCCTGAAGGACGAGAGCAAGGCGGATGCGGCGGCGCTGAAGGCCGTGCCGGGAGTGGTGACCGTCGCACAGGCCGGCGGCCAGTACCAGGTCGTCATCGGCAACGAGGTGCCCGAGGTCTTCGCGGCGATCGGCAAGATCTCCCGCTTCGGCGGGTCGTCCGCGGCGGCCGAGCCGGCCGACGAGGGCCCCAAGGGGAACCTCTTCAACCGCTTCATCAAGATGATCTCGGGGGTCTTCACGCCTGTGCTGTGGGCACTGGCCGGCACGGGGCTGCTGAAGGCGTTCCTCTCCGCCGCCGTCACCTTCGGCTGGATCGATGCGACGACCTCGACCTATGTCGTGCTCAACTCCCTCTCGGACGCGTTCATCAACTTCCTGCCCCTGGCGCTGGCCATCACGGCGGCGCGCTACTTCAAGGCATCCGAGTTCACCTCGTTCGCGATCGGCGCGGCACTGCTGTATCCGGCGGCGACCGCGCTGGTCGGTGCCGAGGGGCTGACGTTCTTCGGCATCCCCTTCACGATGGTCAACTACGTCTCCAGCGTGATCCCGATCATCATCGTCGTGTGGCTGCAGAGCCACGCCGAGCGCTTCCTCTACGCGAAGCTCCCGGCCGCCGTGCGCCGGTTCCTCACCCCCATGATCATCGTGCTGGTGGCGGTTCCGCTCGTCTTCGTCGTCATCGGCCCGATCTCGTCTGTCCTCAGCGGGTGGGTCGGAGCCGCCATCGGCTGGGTCTTCGCCACCGTGCCGTGGCTCGGCGGCGCGATCATGGGCGGCCTGTGGCAGGTGTTCGTGATCTTCGGCCTGCACTGGGGCCTCGTGCCGCTGTTCCAGCTCGAGCTGCAGACCACGGGTCGCATGCTGCTCATCGCCCCCGTCTTCGCCGCCGTGCTGGCCCAGGCCGCCGCGGTCGCGGGCGTCTGGGTGCGGGCCCGCGACAAGAACCTCAAGTCGCTCGCCGCTCCGGCGACCCTGTCCGGATTCCTCGCCGGCATCACCGAGCCCGCGATCTACGGCATCAACCTGCCGCTCAAGCGCCCGTTCGCCTTCGGCATCGTCGGCGGCGCGATCGGCGGCGCGATCATCTCGCTGGGCGGTGTCTTCTCGACCGCGTTCGTCGTGCCGTCCGGACTGGCGGTGACCGCGCTCCTGGGCAACGGCAACATGGTGTTCCTGGGGATCGGCCTGCTGGCGGCCATCGTCATCCCGTTCCTGCTCGTGGTGCTCGTCGGCTTCAAGGAGCCGAGCGCCCAGGCGCCCGCCCCGGAGAGCACCGACCTCCAGGTGCTGAGCCCCGTCGACGGGACCGTCGTGCCGCTGAGCGAGACCCCGGATGCCGCCTTCGCCGACGGGTCGCTCGGTCAGGGCGTGGCGATCCGGCCTCGCAGCGGCGCACTGTACGCCCCCTTCGACGCGACGATCGTCGCCGCGTTCCCCACCGGCCACGCGATCGGGCTGCGGCATGCCGACGGCGCCGAGGTCCTCATCCACATCGGGATCGACACGGTCAAGCTGGGCGGCGAGCACTTCGCGCTCAAGGTCACGAGCGGTCAGCAGGTCGCGGCCGGTGACCTGCTGGTCGAGTTCGACCGGGAGGCGATCACCGCCGCCGGCTACGACCTCACGACCCCGGTCGTCGTGACGAACCCCGATCTCTACCCGACGATCGGATCCCCGGCGTCCGGCCCGATCGCGCACGGCGAGCCGCTGTTCGTGGCCGTCGCCGTGGAGCAGGTCGTCGCTGCGAGCTGATCCCGTGTCGGGCGGGGCCGCGCGCCCCGCCCGACCGGTTCCCGGAAACACGAAACGGAACAGAGCAATGAACACATCCACCCCTTTCCCCCCGAGCTTCCTCTGGGGCGGCGCCACCGCGGCGAACCAGGTCGAAGGCGCCTACGCGGAGGGCGGCAAGGGCCTGTCGGTTCAGGACGTCATGCCGCAGGGCATCGTCGGGCCCCGCACCGCGGCACCGACGCCCGACAACCTCAAGCTCGAGGCGGTCGACTTCTACCACCGCTACGCCGAGGACATCGCGCTGTTCGCGAAGATGGGCTTCCGCGTCTACCGGTTCTCGATCGCGTGGAGCCGCATCTTCCCCCTCGGCGACGAGTCGGAGCCCAACGAGGAGGGCCTCGCCTTCTACGACCGCGTGCTCGACGAGCTCGAGAAGCACGGCATCGAGCCCCTCGTCACGATCTCGCACTACGAGACGCCGCTGCACCTCGCCGAGACGTACGACGGCTGGACCGACCGCCGGCTCATCGGCTTCTACGAGAACTACGCCCGCACGCTCTTCGAGCGCTACGGGTCCCGCGTGCGGTACTGGCTGACCTTCAACGAGATCAACTCGCTGCTGCACGCGCCGTTCATGTCGGGCGGCATCAACACGCCGAAGGAGGAGCTCAGCGACGCACAGCTCTACCAGGCGATGCACCACGAGCTCGTGGCCTCGGCGCGCGCCACCCGGATCGCGCACGAGATCGCCCCGAACGCGCAGATCGGGTGCATGGTGCTGTCGATGCCCACCTACCCGCTCACCCCCTCCCCCGCCGACGCGCTCGCGGTCATGGACTTCGACCACTCCAACCTGGTCTACGGCGACGTCCACACCCGCGGCGCCTATCCGGGATACTTCCTGCGGACGCTGGGAGAGAAGGGCATCGAGCTCGAGATCACCGACGAGGACCGCGAGGATCTGACCCACACGGTCGACTTCGTCTCGTTCAGCTACTACATGTCCGTCGCCCAGACCGCCGACCCGGAGAAGAAGGTCGCCGGCGCGGGCAACATCATGGGCGGGGTGCCGAACCCGACGCTCCCGGCGAGCGAGTGGGGCTGGCAGATCGACCCCGTGGGGCTCCGGCTCGTGCTCAACCAGTTCTGGGACCGCTGGCAGAAGCCGCTGTTCATCGTCGAGAACGGGCTGGGCGCGAAGGACGAGCTCGTGGAGGTCGACGGCGTCAAGACCGTCATCGACGACTACCGCATCGCCTATCTCAACGACCACCTGGTGCAGGTGGGAGAGGCGATCGCGGACGGCGTCGAGGTCCTCGGCTACACCTCGTGGGGATGCATCGACATCGTGAGCGCCTCGACCGCCCAGCTGAGCAAGCGGTACGGCTTCATCTACGTCGACCGCAACGACGACGGCAGCGGCACGCTCGAGCGCTTCGAGAAGAAGTCGTTCGGCTGGTACGCCGAGGTGATCCGCACCAACGGCGCGTCCCTCACCCGCTGACCCCGGCAGGCGTTCATAACTCAGGCGATTCGCGCCGCTGGGGCCCGAAACCGGCCTCCGGGCGCGATTCTGCCTGAGTTATGGACGTTCCCGGCCGGTGAGTCGGCCACGCGCACGCCGCACCGGCGAGAATGGAACATCGTGACCCCTCCCCGCATCGCCTTCCTCGACGTCGACGGCACGATCCTCGACCACGGCCGCACCATCGCCCCCTCCACCGTGACCGCGATCCGCGAAGCGCGCGAGCGCGGCGCCCTCGTCTACCTCAGCACGGGACGCTCCGCCGGCGACATCCATCCCGCCGTGCGCGAGATCGGCTTCGACGGCGCCATCACCAACGGCGGCGCGTACGCGGTCGCCGGTGACGTGTCCGTCGTGGCCGAGCCCATGCCCCTCGACGCGGTCGACCGGCTGGAGGCGTTCTTCCAGGGCCACGGCATCCACTACTTCCTGCAGACGGGCGAGGGCGTCTACGCCGACGCCGCCGTGCAGCGCGCCGTCGAGGCGATGCTGGCCTCGATCCGCCCCCACGGGCCCGTGGACCCGCAGACCGCTCCCCAGCGGCCGCCGCGGTTCCGCGAGCTCGCCGAGATCGACCGCGAGCAGGTGGCGAAGGCCGTGTTCCTCAGCGATGCGCCGGATGCCGTCGACCGCGCCCGTGCCGAGCTCGGCGACCGGTTCCACGTGATCCCCGGCAGCATCCCGCTCCCCGGCGGCTCCAACGGCGAGATCGGGCTGAAGGGCGTGACGAAGGGCTCGGCCATCACGGCCGTGCTCGCCCACCTCGGCATCGACGCCGCCGACGCGATCGGCATCGGCGACAGCTGGAACGACGTCGAGATGTTCGAGGTCTGCGGCACCGGCATCGCGATGGGCAACGCAGACCCGGAGCTGAAGGCCATCGCGGACGAGGTCACCACCGCGGTCCTCGACGACGGCGTGCACAACGCCTTCGCGCGCCACGGACTGATCTAGGGGGATGTCGCGGAGGGAGGCGCGGTGACGATCGCGGCGCGTTCGCGCCAGGTCTTCGCCGTCACCCGGTCGAGCGCGACCTGCTTGCGCATGGTCTCGGCCTTCTCGTAGAGCGAGGGGTCGCCGTAGCTCGTCAGCACCTTCACGAGCACCGGCAACAGCTCGATCATGAAGAACAGCGCTGCGATCAGCCAGTGCGCCCAGGCCAGCGTCGGCTCTCGCTCGGACAGCCGCTCGAGCGCGCCGATCTGACTGAGCAGGCCGACCGCATCCGCGTTCCCGCCGGCGACGGCCGCCGCCCGATCGTTGTAGGCGGCGAGCGCGGCGTCGTACTGCGCCTGCGCCGCCGGCAGCTGGTCCTGGGCCTGCTTCTTGTTCTGCTCGGCGGAGGTCGCGGCGGCCTCGGTGCTGGCGCCGTTCGCGGCGGCCAGCGTCGCCTGCGCCTGGGTGAGCTGGTTCGCGAGCGCGTCGTACGCCGACTGCGCCTGCGCCAGCTGAGCCTTCGCCGCATCCGCGCTCGCGCCCTCGCCCTGCAGACCGGTGCAGCCGGGGACCGTGCCGGCCCCTTCGCCCGTCAGCTCGCACTGGTACAGCGCTCTCGCCTGGTCGATGACCTTCTGCTGGTCCGCCAGCTGGGTCGTGAGCTGGTCCACCGTCGCCTGGGCGGCGACCGACTCGGCCGAGGTCGAGGAGGTCCCCGCCACGATGCCGGTGGCGGCCTGGTTCTGCAGGGCGGCGAGGGAGGCGGATGCCGCATCCAGCGCCTGCTTCTCGGGGCCGTTGGCGACCGCGTCCTGATCGGTCTGGGCCTGCACGACGTTGGTCGAGGTCACCTCGCGAGCGATGTCGTTGTGGAACACCTGCAGGACGAGGGGCTCGGCGACGACGATGCCGATGAGCGCGGCCATGATGACGCGGGGCAACGCGAGCCCGAGGAGCCGCCAGAGGTTGCGCGTGGAGCGCATCGTCGAGGTGAGGAAGCGATCGAGGTTGAAGATGATGAGCGCCCACACGATCGCGAGCGGCACCGCGAGCCAGATCGAGATCCGCACGCCCGTGATGAGCGCGAACGTCATCGACAGGGCGGAGACGAGCGCGGTCCCGGCGAGCACGAAGAACATCTGCACGAAGCGGGACGTCTCGCTCGGCACGTCGTCGAGGATCTCGTTGTCGGCCCCGCCCAGCACCGCGAGCCGCCGCCACAGCGGGAGCCGTCGTCCGCGTCGCTCACGGGGCACGCGCGTCGTCGGCCGCTGCGCGACCGGCTCGGGCTCCTCTGATGCCGTCTGCTCGGGCGTCGTGGTCTCGACCGGCTCGGCCGGCGTGGTCTCGTCGATGGGCAGGGTCGCCGCATCCGGGCTCTCGCCCTGCTGCGCACGGACGTCGCTCAGGTACATCGGCTCGTCCTCGGGCGTCTCGGACGAGAGCTCGATGCGGCCGTCGGAGCCGAAACGGCCGGGCCTGTGGGCGGAGAAGGACACTGCGCAAGGGTAGGGGGAGCTGCCTGTGTGCCAGGTGCGAGCCGCGGCGCCGGCCGCGGGCCTCAGTCCAGGAAGATGTCGGGGAACAGCTCCGTGTCCGGAGTGCCGGGCACCGCCGCATAGCGCGCGAAGTCGGTGACCCCCGCGGCCTCCAGGACGTCCTCGACCACGAGCGTCTGCCCCGTGTACGTGCGCGCCGGCTGCGTGATCACCTCGTACGCCGCGTCCGCGTAGATCTCGGGCGTGCGGCTCGCGCGCATCATCCGCTCGCCGCCGAGCGAGAACTGCACGGCAGCCGTCGCGATCGTCGTCCGAGGCCACAGCGTGTTGGCGGCCACGCCGTCCTTCGCGAACTCCGCCGCAAGCCCCAGGGTCGCCATCGTCATGCCGTACTTGGCGAGCGTGTAGCCGGTGTGGGCCCCCAGCCAGCGCGGGGAGAGGTTCAGCGGCGGCGAGAGGGAGAGGATGTGGGGGTTCGCCGCCTCGGTGAGCATCGGCAGCGCGGCGCGCGAGAGCAGGAACGTGCCGCGGACGTTGACGTCCTGCATGAGGTCGTATTTCTTCGTCGAGAGCTGGAGCGACCCCGACAGGTCGATGACGCTCGCGTTGTTGACGACGACATCGATCCCTCCGAACTCCCCCGCGGTCTTCAGCACCGCCTGCGTGATCGAGTCCTCGTCGCGCACGTCGCCGACGATCGGCAGCGCCTGCCCGCCCGCCTCCCGGATCTGCTCGGCCGCCGTGTGCACGGTGCCCTCGAGCTTGGGATGCGGCGCGTCGGTCTTGGCCAGGAGCGCGATGTTCGCGCCGTCCCGCGCCGCGCGCAGGGCGATCGCGAGCCCGATGCCGCGGCTCCCGCCGGACATCAGGATGGTCTTGCCTGCCAGGGGCGGGGTGTCGGTCACGGCTTCTCCTTCGTGGCGGTGCGGGCGGACGCGGCGGCGAACGCGCGGATGCGGGTGCGGGCGGCATCCGTCTCGGACGCCGCCCCGATCGTGACGGCCTCGTCCGCCAGGTTCTCCTCGAACGTGCGACCGGCGCCCGCGCGCACGAGCCGCTTGGCCTGGCCGAACGCCGCCGCGGCGCCGTCGAGCCAGAACCGCGCGATCTGCTCCGCCCGGGCGGCGGGGTCGTCGGCGACCTCGCTCACGAGGCCCCAGTCCAGGGCCGTCGCGGCATCGATCGTCTCGTCCTGCAGCAGCAGCCGGAGCGCGCGCGTCCGGCCGATCGCGGCGGGCAGCAGCGTCGTGACGCCGAGGTCGGGGGTCAGCCCGATGTTCGCGTAGCGCGAGACGAACCGGGCGCGCTCGCCCGCGACGACGTAGTCGGCCGCGAGCATGAGCCCGAGCCCGCCGCCGGCGACGGCGCCCTGGACGGCGGCCACGACCGGGGTGTCGCTGCTCGTGAGCGCACGGATGCCGTCGTGGATGACGTGCGCCATCGCGGTGATCGACGCGCCGATGCCCGACTCCTGCGCCGACATCGCGATCACGTCGCCGCCGGCGCAGAAGGCCGGGCCCTCCGCATCCAGGATCACCGCCCGGATGTCGGGATCGTCGGCGACGCGATGGGTGAGCTCGCGCCAGCGCTCCCCCATCTCGAAGTCCATGGCGTTGAGCGAGGCGGGGCGGTTGAGCGTGAGCCGGGCCAGGCCGCCGTGCGCCTCGTAGCGGATCGTGTCGCTCATCGCGGCGCCATCCGGATCGCGCCGTCGAGTCGGATGGTCTCGCCGTTGAGGTAGCCGTTGCGGACGATCTCGAGCACGAGCGAGGCGTACTCGTCCGGTCGGCCGAGCCGAGACGGGTAGGGCACCTGCTGTCCGAGCGAGTCCTGCGCGGCCTGGGGCAATCCCTTGAGCATCGGGGTCTCCATGATCCCCGGCGCGATCGTGCACACCCGGATGCCGTGGCGGGCGAGCTCGCGCGCCACGGGAAGGGTCATGGCGTGCACGCCCCCCTTGGAGGCGGAGTAGGCCGGCTGGCCGATCTGGCCGTCGAAGGCGGCGACGCTCGCGGTGTTCACGATGACGCCCCGGTCGCCCCCGGCGGCGGGATCGTTGCGGGCCATGACCGCCGCGGCCTGGGCGATCACGTTGTACGTGCCGATGAGGTTCACGCGCACGAGCCTCTCGAAGTCGGCGAGCGGGGTGGGCTCGCCCTCGCGGTCGAGCACCTTGGCCGGCGGGGCGATTCCGGCGCAGTTGACGACCAGGCGCAGCGGGGCCGGTGCGGCGGCGCGCTCGACCGCCGCGGCGATCTGCTCGGGGCTCGTGACGTCGGCGGCGATGAAGGAGCCGCCGAGCTCCGCGGCCCGCGCGGGGCCCGGCGAGCCCTCGAGGTCGACGATCGTGACGGCGGCGCCCGCGGCGGCGAGAGCGGTCGCCGTCGCGAGCCCGAGGCCGCTGGCCCCTCCGGTCACAAGGGCGGACGAACCCGTGATGTCCATGCGTTCTCCTTCGAATCCCGGCATCCCGTGCCAGCATACGCGGGACTGCGTCTCGGCCGCGCGGTGCGCCCGCCGCGCCGTGCACCCCCGGCGCCTCCCGCCTGCGGCCCGTGCTCGTGCCGCGCCCGTGCTCGTGCCGCGTCTTCCGCGCGGAACCGGGCGAGCCGCGGGCTACAGGGCGAAGACCAGGGTCCAGGTGCCCGCGATCACGGCTGCGACGACGGATGCGGCCGCCACCGCGATCGCGATCGCGACCAGCACCGCGTCGCGCCACCCGAGGCGGGACGGCCGCGCCCAGCTGCGGGCTCCGCGCGCGCCGAAACCCCGTGCCTCCATCGCGGTCGCCAGCTTCGTGCCCCGCCGGATCGCGAGCACGAGCAGCGCGAACGCCTGGCCGAGGAAACGACGGATGCGGCCGCGGTCGGCGACGCCGCGGGCACGCCGCGCCATCCCGAGCTCGCGCCAGTCGGCGACGAGGAGGCCGACCAGGCGAAGCCCGGCGAGCGCGCCGAGGACGAAACGGGCGGGCAGGCGCAGCACCTGGGCGAGCCCGTCGGCGAGATCGGTGGGGTCGGTCGTGGCGAACAGCAGAACGGAGGGCACCGCGATCGCCAGCACGCGCAGCACGATCGCGATCGCCAGATCCAGCGAGCCCTCGCTCACGCGCACGAGTCCCCAGTGGAAGAAGACCTCCCCGGAGGCGCGCCCGTAGAGCACGGTGCCGGCGCCGGCGATGAGCGCCGCGACGACGATCGGCCAGAGGCGGAGCCACACCGCCCGCGCGGGCAGCCGCGCGAAGGGCAGCAGCACGAGGGTCGCCGCCAGCGCGACACCGGCGGAGACCGGGTCGATCGAGAGCAGCAGCGTCACCGAGACGGCGAGCGTCGCCGCGAGCTTCGCGACCGGGTTGACGCGCGCGAGCGGGCTGCGGGCGACATCCATCGTGAACAGGCTCATCGGCATCCCCCCTCGCCCGCCCTGCGTGCACCGCCTGCACCGCCCGCCCCGCCGAGCATGTCCCACTTTCGACCGCTGAGCGGAGTGCGCTGCGGTCGGAAGTGGGACATGCTGCGGTCGGAAGTGGGACATGCATGAGGGGCGAGGGGCGCGGAGGCGAGGCGCGGCGGGACAGCGGGAGGGAGAGGGAGCGCGGACATCAGGCCGATCCCAGGGTCAGCTCGTCATCGGCCAGCAGCGCCACCAGGTCGGGATCGTGCGAGACGAAGCCGACGGCGGTCCCCGCCGAGCGCAGCGCATCCATGAGGTCGGCGAGCTCCTGCCAGGTGCGCGCGTCCTGCCCGTACGTCGGCTCGTCCAGCAGCAGCACGCGCGGCTCGGTCGCGATCGCCGCCGCCACCGTCAGCCGCCGCTTCTCACCGCCGGACAGGGTGAAGGGGTTCGCGTCCGCGAGGTGACCGAGCCGCAGCCGCTCCAGCAGCGGCTCGATCCGCGCGGAGATCTCGGCCTCGCCGAGCCCGAGCGCGCGCGGGCCGACCGCGAGCTCGTCGCGGACGCGGGCGGTGAGCAGCTGGTGCTCCGGCGTCTGGAAGACCATGCCCACCCGCGTCAGGAGGTCGCGCGACCGCCAGCGGTGCGGCGCCCCCCGCACGCCCCCGCGCAACGCGGCGGATGCCGTGACCTCGCCGGCCAGCGGCTCCCGCAGTCCCGCGAGCGTCTCGGCGAGGGTCGACTTGCCGGCGCCGTTGGCCCCGGTGATCGCCAGCGCACGTCCGGCGCGCAGCACGACCGAGACCCCGGATGTCGCAACCCGCGGCATCCGCTCGCCGAACCCGCGCCGCCCCACCGCGAGCCCGGCCGCGCCCAGCACCTCGGGCGCCTCGCCGAGCCGGGGGCGCGCATCGATCCCGACCCGTCGACCCGGCACCCACACGCCGGCCTCGGCGAGCGTCACACCGTGGACCGCGAACACCTCCGCGGGCGCGCCGTCCGCGAGGAGCCCTCCGCCGGCGGCGAGCACGACGACGCGGTCGACGTGCTCGGCCCACAGCGCCACGCGATGCTCGACGACGACGAGCGTCGCCCCCGCCTCCGAGACGGCGCGCACGACCGCGTCGCGGACCTCCGCGGCGCCCGGGGGGTCCAGGTTGGCCGTCGGCTCGTCCAGCAGCAGGAGCCCCGGTCTCATCGCGAGCGCACCGGCGAGCGCGAGCCGCTGCTTCTGCCCGCCCGAGAGCGCCTCCGCCGGGTGGTCGCGCCCCACGGCGAGACCG
It includes:
- a CDS encoding beta-glucoside-specific PTS transporter subunit IIABC, whose protein sequence is MDYSKTASGVLSGVGGEENVTSLVHCMTRLRFVLKDESKADAAALKAVPGVVTVAQAGGQYQVVIGNEVPEVFAAIGKISRFGGSSAAAEPADEGPKGNLFNRFIKMISGVFTPVLWALAGTGLLKAFLSAAVTFGWIDATTSTYVVLNSLSDAFINFLPLALAITAARYFKASEFTSFAIGAALLYPAATALVGAEGLTFFGIPFTMVNYVSSVIPIIIVVWLQSHAERFLYAKLPAAVRRFLTPMIIVLVAVPLVFVVIGPISSVLSGWVGAAIGWVFATVPWLGGAIMGGLWQVFVIFGLHWGLVPLFQLELQTTGRMLLIAPVFAAVLAQAAAVAGVWVRARDKNLKSLAAPATLSGFLAGITEPAIYGINLPLKRPFAFGIVGGAIGGAIISLGGVFSTAFVVPSGLAVTALLGNGNMVFLGIGLLAAIVIPFLLVVLVGFKEPSAQAPAPESTDLQVLSPVDGTVVPLSETPDAAFADGSLGQGVAIRPRSGALYAPFDATIVAAFPTGHAIGLRHADGAEVLIHIGIDTVKLGGEHFALKVTSGQQVAAGDLLVEFDREAITAAGYDLTTPVVVTNPDLYPTIGSPASGPIAHGEPLFVAVAVEQVVAAS
- a CDS encoding PRD domain-containing protein, with product MGDLRGRRGRNGPSAVHKVLNNNVVVSLDEQGRERVLMGRGLGFQLKPDDPIDPEKVEKTFVLQTGAEGDRERRLLAGAPYAVIEAVTDAVDQAERELGHDLGRRIVITVLDHISFVLERLDEGIRIPSAQMPELRVLHPQEFRAAENMAAHIGAALERELPAEEAVFLTMHLLNATRDEPNGTAALLFRRVQHVASVVETGLGVTLDVESPDYARFVLHVQFLLQRLVSKTMLRSSDTSFFEFAKRSYPRSYEIALQVKDYVHAATGSDLTDEELLYVIVHVERLATQVGVSAGDTDGGGSAGEVLR
- a CDS encoding DUF4407 domain-containing protein, producing the protein MSFSAHRPGRFGSDGRIELSSETPEDEPMYLSDVRAQQGESPDAATLPIDETTPAEPVETTTPEQTASEEPEPVAQRPTTRVPRERRGRRLPLWRRLAVLGGADNEILDDVPSETSRFVQMFFVLAGTALVSALSMTFALITGVRISIWLAVPLAIVWALIIFNLDRFLTSTMRSTRNLWRLLGLALPRVIMAALIGIVVAEPLVLQVFHNDIAREVTSTNVVQAQTDQDAVANGPEKQALDAASASLAALQNQAATGIVAGTSSTSAESVAAQATVDQLTTQLADQQKVIDQARALYQCELTGEGAGTVPGCTGLQGEGASADAAKAQLAQAQSAYDALANQLTQAQATLAAANGASTEAAATSAEQNKKQAQDQLPAAQAQYDAALAAYNDRAAAVAGGNADAVGLLSQIGALERLSEREPTLAWAHWLIAALFFMIELLPVLVKVLTSYGDPSLYEKAETMRKQVALDRVTAKTWRERAAIVTAPPSATSP
- a CDS encoding NAD(P)-dependent oxidoreductase, producing the protein MTDTPPLAGKTILMSGGSRGIGLAIALRAARDGANIALLAKTDAPHPKLEGTVHTAAEQIREAGGQALPIVGDVRDEDSITQAVLKTAGEFGGIDVVVNNASVIDLSGSLQLSTKKYDLMQDVNVRGTFLLSRAALPMLTEAANPHILSLSPPLNLSPRWLGAHTGYTLAKYGMTMATLGLAAEFAKDGVAANTLWPRTTIATAAVQFSLGGERMMRASRTPEIYADAAYEVITQPARTYTGQTLVVEDVLEAAGVTDFARYAAVPGTPDTELFPDIFLD
- a CDS encoding Cof-type HAD-IIB family hydrolase, with the translated sequence MTPPRIAFLDVDGTILDHGRTIAPSTVTAIREARERGALVYLSTGRSAGDIHPAVREIGFDGAITNGGAYAVAGDVSVVAEPMPLDAVDRLEAFFQGHGIHYFLQTGEGVYADAAVQRAVEAMLASIRPHGPVDPQTAPQRPPRFRELAEIDREQVAKAVFLSDAPDAVDRARAELGDRFHVIPGSIPLPGGSNGEIGLKGVTKGSAITAVLAHLGIDAADAIGIGDSWNDVEMFEVCGTGIAMGNADPELKAIADEVTTAVLDDGVHNAFARHGLI
- a CDS encoding glycoside hydrolase family 1 protein gives rise to the protein MNTSTPFPPSFLWGGATAANQVEGAYAEGGKGLSVQDVMPQGIVGPRTAAPTPDNLKLEAVDFYHRYAEDIALFAKMGFRVYRFSIAWSRIFPLGDESEPNEEGLAFYDRVLDELEKHGIEPLVTISHYETPLHLAETYDGWTDRRLIGFYENYARTLFERYGSRVRYWLTFNEINSLLHAPFMSGGINTPKEELSDAQLYQAMHHELVASARATRIAHEIAPNAQIGCMVLSMPTYPLTPSPADALAVMDFDHSNLVYGDVHTRGAYPGYFLRTLGEKGIELEITDEDREDLTHTVDFVSFSYYMSVAQTADPEKKVAGAGNIMGGVPNPTLPASEWGWQIDPVGLRLVLNQFWDRWQKPLFIVENGLGAKDELVEVDGVKTVIDDYRIAYLNDHLVQVGEAIADGVEVLGYTSWGCIDIVSASTAQLSKRYGFIYVDRNDDGSGTLERFEKKSFGWYAEVIRTNGASLTR
- the rlmN gene encoding 23S rRNA (adenine(2503)-C(2))-methyltransferase RlmN, giving the protein MTEQPPRPRVISTRPASAPQVRPQAEGWTQKKDAEGRPLLQFASPKRGKPPVHLADLTSEQRAERLVELGFPRFRAAQLEKHYFTHYTSDPALMTDLPASGREELVAGLLPPLLTEVRRLQTDRGDTIKFLWKLHDGALVESVLMRYPGRITLCVSSQAGCGMNCPFCATGQAGLTRNMSAAEIVEQVVRANRLIREGGLGAAEHADERVTNIVFMGMGEPLANYARVLHAVRVMTDKKHGLGMSARGVTVSTVGLVPAIRKLADEDIPVTFALSLHAPDDELRDELIPVNSRWKVDEALDAVRAYFEKTGRRVSIEYALIKDMNDHAWRADLLAEKLNARGRGWVHVNPIPLNPTPGSIWTSSDRSVQNEFVRRLNAAGIPTTLRDTRGKEIDGACGQLVATEADEQAAEAVPAP